A genomic stretch from Leptospira johnsonii includes:
- a CDS encoding undecaprenyl-diphosphate phosphatase → MNSYLNAIFRSVIEAITEFLPVSSTGHLFLFSSFYPFSEGADFDDLFDIFIQSGAILSVLVLYRKKFLEQGELAVRYLLRKEENKEGFLFLTRVTIGFLPIMAAGFLFRGFLDKIKAREDILAILGGAWLVGGILILISEFWFQRREKIKTSEPVGTKDAILIGIFQCLALIPGVSRSGATIVTARFLGKNTRSSAEFSFFVAVPVLFLAGAYKLFKHRAVLNWDNLPILSLGFVLSFLLCFFVIKWFLKYLQTHSFTGFGWYRILLGVSVLTFYKLVVQG, encoded by the coding sequence TTGAATTCATATCTAAACGCAATCTTCCGTAGCGTAATTGAAGCGATTACGGAATTCTTACCGGTGTCCTCCACAGGACACCTTTTCTTATTCTCCTCCTTCTATCCTTTTTCGGAGGGAGCGGATTTCGACGACTTATTCGATATATTCATCCAAAGCGGTGCGATCTTATCTGTACTGGTCTTGTATCGGAAGAAGTTCTTAGAGCAGGGAGAATTGGCTGTACGTTACCTTCTCCGCAAAGAAGAAAACAAAGAAGGGTTCCTTTTCTTAACCAGAGTTACGATCGGATTTTTGCCTATTATGGCTGCAGGATTTTTGTTCAGAGGATTTTTGGATAAGATCAAGGCAAGAGAAGATATCTTGGCGATCTTAGGTGGAGCTTGGCTAGTTGGAGGGATCCTCATCTTAATCTCAGAGTTCTGGTTCCAAAGAAGAGAAAAGATCAAAACTAGCGAGCCTGTCGGAACAAAAGATGCGATCTTGATCGGAATCTTTCAATGTTTGGCTTTGATCCCCGGAGTTTCCAGATCAGGGGCGACAATCGTAACTGCGAGATTTTTGGGAAAGAATACCAGAAGTTCGGCTGAGTTTTCCTTTTTCGTTGCGGTTCCGGTCCTATTCTTAGCAGGAGCTTATAAATTATTCAAACATAGAGCAGTGTTAAATTGGGACAATCTGCCGATCTTAAGTTTGGGCTTTGTTCTTTCCTTCCTACTTTGTTTTTTCGTGATCAAATGGTTCCTAAAATACTTACAGACCCATTCCTTTACCGGTTTCGGTTGGTATCGGATACTTCTTGGGGTCTCAGTGCTTACCTTTTACAAATTAGTGGTGCAGGGCTGA
- a CDS encoding LPS-assembly protein LptD, with translation MRPWIRNCLFLLFLPSLLWGQPVDLGPRGSAGDANSEDDTQRSVVKTRNRLLNKSIEVLSEREVDEQLENLGLSREGSIYTRRKRLKAALGEKEDNKPDFAALAGTAKKDLPMVIENAAEGELMRVDQTKGGVLVLRGRVRIKLRSGSLEAETISVDSDRQEVYAEGGIKFEDGRAKITGDKFIYDYRLDKGVVYNTKGTVAPAYFFGEKVKKLDDKRYMLEMGYFTSCNAEKPHYSFKVDKVVLYQDRTVVGTNVRFQVGGTTVFWLPFFYNNNLGNGWTTQAGKNNTQGLFVQNSLQWSTIPTWSWTPMGYKFRADFYEKTGQAFQMEMWRQSTNLNYLIDIGYANHKAYQITSGFEDRFANYGLGTSAVTNQVDKGNYWGTNIPNVGEDRDPWWKGRIFLNSKMNNTEKDVTRNLSVQYENFTNRLFEYEYGNRYQPSNSLQSLYTFRDVRYGYVRNNLEWKLDYTENRGDLSVNINMKRNMLFYNLSPLTKSGYFPTVDVLPSVTIKNSSEITRLPYFETPVYWDVYLTNTLMRFYGVPTQEKLKIPTSDGSYDNPNGDYKENLLRTQNFLQGETGFRTSMNFGSYVSLAPSVYYGAKKQSAQLPAGNTDTVSTNFTSLERNLARESYQYFRTNTNLRIGAPVLFFNATYRKLEAEKPDLQDPILMKNRQHEMELSLESYALENFEVSLKTIRDLRTFSDEYQPQPTSQERWYYTVFRFAGYIDFLDGFSKRKRTLLERKRSFYTGLFFNNDFVYHTPLHRPLSNNFTLSYKMGGFRLPFLRYIRELEVGGTWYHIYYASMMDNYRIYAKASIDITREFGFEAEIDSRVTEPWRYTNQTDNYYYQRYILNTDPTSPFTSMNMNHTNIGQDIINGSGINGTQARQTTAMNVNRAMAVLKYNLHTMNFRLGLSSDLRSVPGGTTGASQVTFYDQSIFFSISLTDFSLGQEDSSQLSRIRLFRFRKRPLRAGYTEGVESE, from the coding sequence ATGCGCCCCTGGATCCGAAATTGTCTATTTTTACTTTTTTTGCCTAGTCTACTATGGGGGCAACCGGTCGACCTAGGCCCTAGGGGTTCCGCAGGTGATGCGAACTCGGAAGACGATACCCAAAGATCAGTCGTTAAGACCAGAAACCGCCTTTTAAACAAGTCCATCGAAGTACTAAGCGAAAGAGAAGTGGACGAGCAGTTGGAAAACCTGGGTCTTTCCAGAGAAGGTTCCATCTATACCAGACGTAAAAGATTAAAAGCTGCTTTAGGGGAGAAGGAAGATAATAAACCTGACTTCGCCGCGTTAGCCGGAACTGCAAAGAAAGATCTTCCCATGGTCATCGAGAACGCCGCAGAAGGTGAACTCATGAGAGTCGACCAGACCAAAGGTGGGGTATTGGTTTTAAGAGGTCGGGTTCGTATCAAACTTAGATCCGGAAGTCTGGAAGCGGAAACAATTTCAGTGGATTCTGATCGCCAAGAAGTGTATGCGGAAGGTGGGATCAAATTCGAGGACGGAAGGGCAAAGATCACCGGAGATAAATTCATCTATGACTATAGATTGGATAAGGGTGTGGTCTATAATACTAAAGGCACAGTTGCTCCTGCCTACTTCTTTGGGGAGAAGGTCAAAAAGTTAGATGATAAACGTTACATGTTGGAGATGGGATACTTCACCTCATGTAATGCAGAGAAGCCTCATTATTCCTTCAAAGTGGATAAGGTAGTACTCTATCAGGATAGAACCGTTGTAGGAACTAACGTTCGATTCCAAGTAGGAGGTACAACAGTTTTCTGGCTTCCGTTCTTCTATAATAATAATTTAGGTAACGGTTGGACTACCCAAGCGGGTAAAAATAATACCCAAGGTCTATTCGTTCAAAACTCGTTACAGTGGTCCACGATCCCTACCTGGTCCTGGACTCCGATGGGTTATAAGTTCCGTGCGGACTTCTATGAAAAAACAGGGCAAGCCTTCCAAATGGAAATGTGGAGGCAGAGCACTAATCTAAACTATTTGATAGATATAGGTTACGCGAACCATAAGGCCTATCAGATCACTTCCGGCTTTGAGGATAGATTTGCAAATTACGGTCTCGGAACAAGTGCAGTCACAAACCAAGTGGATAAAGGAAATTATTGGGGGACAAATATCCCGAACGTCGGAGAAGATAGGGACCCATGGTGGAAGGGAAGAATATTCTTAAATTCTAAAATGAATAACACGGAGAAGGACGTTACCCGAAACCTTTCCGTTCAATATGAGAATTTTACAAACCGTCTGTTCGAATACGAATACGGGAATAGATACCAACCAAGCAATAGTTTACAGTCCTTATACACATTCAGAGACGTTCGTTACGGTTACGTTCGAAACAATTTAGAATGGAAATTGGATTATACCGAGAACAGGGGAGATCTTTCTGTTAATATCAACATGAAAAGAAATATGCTCTTCTATAACCTTTCTCCTCTTACCAAGTCGGGTTATTTTCCTACGGTGGATGTTCTTCCTTCCGTTACGATCAAGAATAGTTCGGAAATTACTAGACTTCCATATTTCGAAACTCCGGTGTATTGGGATGTGTATTTAACGAATACATTGATGAGATTTTACGGAGTTCCTACCCAAGAAAAATTGAAAATCCCTACTTCCGATGGAAGTTACGATAATCCGAACGGGGATTATAAGGAAAACCTTCTAAGAACTCAGAACTTCTTACAGGGTGAGACTGGATTTAGGACTTCTATGAATTTTGGAAGTTATGTGTCCTTGGCTCCTAGCGTTTATTACGGTGCTAAAAAACAATCCGCTCAATTGCCTGCGGGAAATACGGATACCGTTTCCACAAACTTTACTTCCTTAGAAAGAAATTTGGCCAGGGAAAGTTACCAATATTTTAGAACGAATACCAACTTACGGATTGGTGCTCCTGTCCTATTCTTTAACGCCACTTATCGTAAGTTAGAAGCGGAGAAGCCTGACTTGCAAGATCCTATTCTCATGAAAAATCGCCAGCATGAGATGGAGCTTTCTTTGGAAAGTTATGCTTTGGAAAATTTCGAGGTTTCTCTTAAAACCATTCGAGACCTTCGAACGTTTTCGGACGAATACCAACCTCAACCTACAAGCCAGGAAAGATGGTATTATACGGTATTCCGCTTTGCGGGTTATATTGATTTCTTGGATGGATTCAGCAAAAGAAAGAGAACTCTTCTGGAAAGAAAAAGAAGTTTTTATACCGGTCTGTTCTTTAATAACGATTTCGTATATCATACTCCTCTGCATCGTCCTTTATCCAATAACTTCACTCTTTCTTACAAAATGGGAGGATTTAGACTTCCTTTCTTAAGATATATCCGTGAGTTGGAAGTGGGCGGTACCTGGTATCATATCTATTACGCTTCTATGATGGACAATTATAGGATCTATGCTAAGGCAAGTATAGATATTACGAGAGAATTCGGATTTGAGGCGGAGATTGATTCCAGGGTGACCGAACCTTGGAGATACACCAACCAAACGGACAATTATTATTATCAAAGATATATTCTGAATACGGATCCTACTTCTCCGTTCACTTCTATGAATATGAACCATACAAATATAGGTCAGGATATTATCAACGGTTCCGGGATCAACGGAACTCAAGCAAGACAGACTACAGCAATGAATGTCAACCGCGCAATGGCGGTCTTAAAATATAATCTGCATACTATGAATTTCAGATTGGGTCTAAGTAGTGATCTTAGATCCGTTCCGGGGGGAACTACTGGAGCAAGTCAGGTGACTTTTTACGACCAGTCTATATTCTTCTCCATATCTTTAACGGATTTCAGTCTAGGTCAGGAAGATTCTTCCCAACTTTCCAGGATCCGTCTGTTCAGATTTAGAAAACGTCCTCTTAGGGCAGGTTATACGGAAGGAGTCGAATCGGAATAA
- a CDS encoding undecaprenyl-phosphate glucose phosphotransferase: MLKERSQTFKLLFVFLDLIFSLGSCVFAFLLRFYVGDPTGVDRSYIDLESYFILGSVLSVSQVIVFLFIDLYHPRRGLSFLDEFLAIFGGVFLNLLFVLSMLFFFRGDFGSERFSRSFILVFAGTNIFSIGLLHLLARQFLRYLRSKGYNLRRVLVIGTRETAARFADSVQRHQIYGYQIVGYVSSGNSKAIRKEMQLVGKTNKIEKVLAEVKPDLVVYALNNAEGDCLEAVLDACDTEGIDLKVIPGFQEFIKAKGRVDEMDGLPVISIRNIPVRLGYNRVIKRSFDILFSLFFITLFSPVFLIIALLIKLSSRGPVFYYQERVGLDNKSFKMIKFRSMVVQTKSQSETTWTVQNDPRVTGIGKILRKTSLDEIPQFFNVLLGDMSVVGPRPERPHFVEKFKTDHRHYMRRHAVKAGITGLAQVKGLRGDTSIDERIDADIFYIENWSLWLDIKIILLTPLKGVMDKNAY, encoded by the coding sequence ATGCTGAAAGAACGAAGCCAAACTTTTAAATTATTATTCGTCTTCCTGGATCTGATCTTTTCCTTAGGAAGTTGTGTATTCGCGTTTCTTCTTCGTTTCTATGTGGGAGATCCTACTGGAGTAGATCGATCTTATATTGATCTAGAGAGCTATTTTATATTAGGATCTGTTCTTTCCGTTTCTCAAGTAATCGTTTTCTTATTCATAGATCTATATCATCCTCGAAGAGGATTATCCTTTTTGGACGAGTTCCTTGCTATCTTCGGAGGGGTGTTCTTAAATTTACTCTTCGTATTGTCTATGCTATTCTTCTTCAGAGGTGATTTCGGAAGCGAAAGATTTTCTCGTTCTTTCATTTTAGTTTTTGCTGGGACAAATATTTTTTCTATCGGGCTTCTTCATCTTCTTGCCCGCCAATTCTTAAGATATCTTAGAAGCAAAGGATATAATTTACGCAGAGTCCTTGTGATCGGTACAAGAGAGACAGCAGCTCGTTTTGCGGATTCTGTCCAGAGACATCAGATTTACGGATACCAGATCGTAGGTTATGTAAGTTCTGGAAACAGTAAGGCGATTCGCAAAGAGATGCAACTTGTTGGAAAGACTAACAAGATCGAAAAGGTTTTAGCTGAAGTTAAACCGGACCTTGTAGTTTACGCATTGAATAACGCAGAAGGGGATTGTCTGGAAGCTGTTTTGGATGCATGTGATACGGAAGGTATCGACTTAAAAGTGATCCCTGGCTTCCAAGAATTCATCAAAGCAAAAGGAAGGGTGGATGAGATGGACGGTCTTCCCGTTATTTCTATCCGAAATATTCCTGTTCGTCTTGGTTATAATCGAGTTATCAAAAGAAGTTTTGATATTTTATTTTCCCTTTTCTTCATTACTCTTTTTTCGCCCGTATTTTTGATCATAGCACTTCTGATCAAATTAAGTTCCAGGGGACCTGTGTTCTATTACCAGGAAAGAGTGGGCTTGGACAATAAAAGTTTCAAAATGATCAAGTTCAGAAGTATGGTAGTCCAAACTAAGTCCCAGTCCGAGACCACTTGGACGGTCCAAAACGATCCGAGGGTAACCGGGATTGGTAAGATCTTGCGTAAGACCTCCCTTGACGAAATACCTCAGTTTTTTAATGTGCTTTTAGGAGATATGTCCGTGGTGGGTCCTAGACCCGAGAGACCTCATTTTGTCGAAAAATTCAAAACGGATCATAGACATTATATGAGAAGGCATGCTGTCAAGGCTGGGATTACCGGTCTTGCTCAAGTCAAGGGTCTGAGAGGAGACACTTCTATCGATGAAAGGATAGATGCGGATATCTTCTATATAGAAAACTGGTCTCTTTGGTTGGATATTAAAATCATCCTTCTTACACCTTTAAAGGGTGTGATGGATAAGAACGCATATTAA
- the gatC gene encoding Asp-tRNA(Asn)/Glu-tRNA(Gln) amidotransferase subunit GatC, whose amino-acid sequence MNLNEESLQKIAELSRLKIDPKDIQNFLTDFNKVLNYVDTITELNVSSVSDEDLYPNEGNSLRVDKAHEGLSRSQIESFAPSFQNGYFVVPKVIET is encoded by the coding sequence GTGAACCTAAACGAAGAATCCCTTCAAAAAATCGCAGAGTTATCTAGGCTCAAAATAGATCCTAAGGATATCCAAAACTTCCTTACGGATTTTAATAAGGTGCTGAATTACGTGGATACGATCACAGAGCTAAACGTAAGTTCCGTATCGGATGAGGACTTATATCCTAACGAAGGAAATTCACTTCGTGTAGACAAAGCACACGAGGGCTTGAGTCGTTCTCAGATAGAATCTTTCGCACCTAGTTTCCAAAACGGATACTTTGTAGTTCCAAAGGTGATCGAAACATGA
- the gatA gene encoding Asp-tRNA(Asn)/Glu-tRNA(Gln) amidotransferase subunit GatA, whose amino-acid sequence MKELWKLKYSDIKKGLNSGEFTPTDLIQSLIARIEAEDSKIKAFLSWEKENIVQAAAESTERRKSGKPLSEFDGIPIGVKDNICIENTITSCASKILENYRSPFHATAIEKLLAKGFVLIPRANMDEFAMGSSTENSAYQVTKNPFDTARIPGGSSGGSAAAVAASFVPVALGSDTGGSVRQPASLCGIYGLKPTYGTVSRYGLVAYASSLDQIGPLSKDIDGIIDVYSVISGKDQRDATSKNIPAFDPSKVKELPWKGLKIGKMKITPEIEPDVAKAYESLLAELESKGAQLVDLDFSLLSNSIPIYYIIATAECSSNLSRFDGIRFGQRKDPSGKLEDLYVTSRSEGFGKEVQRRILLGTFSLSAGYYDAYYGRAQKARILIKKEYEGYFSKVDLILQPTSPTTAFKVGEKTSDPIQMYKADILTTSVNLAGVPAMSVPIGKDSNGLPIGLQITAPALHEDKIFGFAKMISDWASKVELPETIK is encoded by the coding sequence ATGAAAGAACTTTGGAAATTAAAATATTCTGATATTAAAAAAGGCTTAAATTCCGGGGAATTCACTCCCACGGATCTGATCCAATCTTTGATCGCTCGTATTGAGGCTGAAGATTCCAAAATTAAGGCGTTTCTTTCCTGGGAAAAAGAAAACATCGTCCAGGCCGCAGCAGAAAGTACGGAAAGAAGAAAATCAGGCAAACCTCTTTCCGAATTCGACGGTATTCCGATCGGAGTAAAGGACAATATCTGTATTGAGAATACGATCACTTCTTGTGCTTCTAAAATTTTAGAAAACTATCGTTCTCCTTTTCATGCAACTGCCATCGAAAAACTTTTAGCAAAAGGTTTTGTTCTCATTCCAAGAGCGAATATGGACGAGTTTGCAATGGGTTCTTCTACTGAGAACTCCGCTTACCAGGTCACTAAAAATCCATTTGATACAGCAAGGATCCCTGGTGGATCTTCTGGCGGATCTGCAGCAGCAGTTGCAGCTTCTTTTGTCCCGGTGGCGCTAGGTTCAGATACAGGCGGATCCGTTAGGCAGCCTGCATCTCTTTGCGGGATCTACGGTTTAAAACCAACTTATGGAACTGTTTCCAGATACGGGCTTGTGGCTTATGCTTCTAGCTTAGACCAGATCGGGCCTTTGTCTAAGGATATTGACGGTATCATAGATGTGTATTCGGTGATCTCCGGAAAAGATCAGAGAGATGCTACTTCTAAAAATATTCCCGCATTCGATCCTTCTAAGGTAAAAGAACTTCCTTGGAAAGGTTTGAAGATAGGTAAGATGAAGATCACTCCTGAGATAGAACCGGATGTTGCAAAAGCATACGAGTCTCTTTTGGCGGAGCTGGAGTCGAAGGGAGCTCAACTTGTAGACTTGGATTTTTCTCTTCTTTCTAATTCTATTCCGATCTATTATATCATCGCTACTGCGGAATGTTCTTCCAATCTTTCCAGATTTGACGGGATCCGTTTTGGACAAAGAAAAGATCCAAGCGGAAAACTGGAAGATCTGTATGTAACAAGCAGAAGTGAAGGTTTCGGGAAAGAGGTCCAGAGAAGGATACTTCTTGGAACATTCTCCTTGTCTGCCGGTTACTACGACGCATATTATGGAAGAGCTCAGAAAGCCAGAATTCTGATTAAAAAAGAATACGAAGGTTATTTTTCCAAAGTAGATCTGATCCTTCAGCCTACATCTCCTACAACTGCGTTCAAAGTAGGAGAAAAAACTTCCGATCCGATCCAGATGTATAAGGCGGATATCCTTACTACTTCCGTGAACCTGGCTGGAGTTCCTGCAATGTCTGTTCCGATCGGAAAAGATTCGAACGGATTGCCGATCGGTTTGCAGATCACCGCTCCAGCCTTACATGAAGATAAAATATTCGGTTTTGCTAAAATGATCTCCGACTGGGCTTCTAAGGTAGAATTGCCCGAAACTATCAAATGA
- the hisF gene encoding imidazole glycerol phosphate synthase subunit HisF, whose amino-acid sequence MSELAARIIPCLDIKDGRVVKGVNFVNLVDAGDPVESAVVYEKNLADELCFLDITASSDKRDILIHLVEAVAERIFIPFTVGGGIRTLDDVKAVLEKGADKVSINTAAFQNPDLLRAAAEIYGSQCIVCAVDVKFHPDRQRYEVFLHGGRTETGRDALDWGQEAQQRGAGEILLTSMDRDGTKKGFDIQLLKLFSSNLEIPIIASGGAGNPEHMVEAILRGKADAVLAASIFHFGEFTIQETKENMREMGIKVRL is encoded by the coding sequence ATGAGTGAGCTTGCCGCGAGAATTATTCCCTGCCTGGATATCAAAGACGGTAGGGTAGTTAAAGGAGTGAATTTCGTAAACCTTGTGGATGCGGGAGATCCTGTCGAGTCCGCAGTTGTTTATGAAAAAAATCTCGCGGACGAGTTATGCTTTTTGGATATCACAGCTTCCAGCGATAAAAGAGATATTCTAATCCATCTGGTGGAAGCAGTTGCAGAAAGGATCTTTATTCCTTTTACGGTGGGCGGAGGAATTCGCACGTTAGATGATGTGAAAGCGGTTTTGGAGAAGGGAGCGGACAAGGTTTCTATCAATACAGCCGCTTTCCAAAATCCGGACCTTCTTCGAGCTGCTGCAGAAATTTACGGCTCCCAATGTATTGTATGTGCAGTGGATGTGAAATTCCATCCGGACAGACAAAGATACGAAGTATTCTTACACGGTGGAAGAACTGAAACGGGAAGAGACGCCTTAGATTGGGGACAAGAAGCCCAACAAAGAGGCGCTGGAGAGATCCTACTCACTTCGATGGACAGGGACGGGACCAAAAAAGGATTCGATATCCAACTTCTAAAATTATTTTCTTCTAATTTAGAAATTCCTATTATTGCAAGCGGTGGTGCCGGAAATCCGGAACATATGGTAGAAGCAATACTTAGAGGAAAGGCAGACGCAGTCCTCGCGGCGTCCATTTTTCACTTCGGAGAATTTACCATCCAAGAGACCAAGGAAAATATGAGAGAGATGGGAATTAAAGTCAGGCTCTAA
- a CDS encoding esterase/lipase family protein, producing the protein MKRFLSFRTLFLFFTLLSFWNCDYLQDRITPSDSKSLGDQIKDYIISAYFAEQNHALYRFSTVIPNLQPQNLSPLYFQDPYFQRDNSKAKIVFIHGWDFAERQTDPPTDFNRKVANLLGTWNQGLAFTTDNATPPSSYTGSVYDNFEIYVFTYRTSDYIEVNGRRFIDSLNAAFNSSDKVVVVAHSMGGLVSRAAIQHANNTENVIDHIVSLGTPYYGSPYSSPQYTGDLTAIGTIIKFMTDTPGGQGLAYTNGISAGVDPISPTIVDGTNQAFNFFLETIIANTSKDSITTVYAGNMGAGNCGGTDHAATYQAACTVITNGNPVFASSDGIVPLASGLLNSRAGTEHTVSDMDHSQMSFRNEGGTGGGLTKVKTHFDNVFNEVFTIVSGL; encoded by the coding sequence ATGAAAAGATTTTTATCTTTCCGAACTTTGTTTTTATTTTTCACTCTTCTATCTTTCTGGAACTGCGATTACCTCCAAGACAGGATCACTCCTTCCGACAGCAAATCTTTGGGGGATCAAATCAAGGATTATATCATATCTGCTTATTTTGCGGAGCAGAACCATGCGTTGTATAGGTTTTCCACTGTGATCCCTAATCTCCAACCTCAGAATCTTTCTCCTTTATATTTCCAAGATCCTTATTTCCAGAGAGATAATTCCAAAGCAAAAATAGTATTCATCCACGGCTGGGATTTCGCGGAAAGACAAACTGATCCTCCGACTGATTTTAACAGAAAGGTCGCAAACCTACTCGGCACCTGGAACCAGGGACTCGCATTCACGACTGACAATGCCACTCCTCCCAGCAGTTACACAGGAAGTGTATATGATAATTTTGAAATATACGTTTTTACCTATAGAACTTCGGATTATATCGAAGTGAATGGGAGAAGGTTTATAGATTCCTTAAACGCTGCGTTCAATTCCTCGGATAAGGTAGTAGTGGTTGCTCACTCCATGGGGGGTCTTGTTTCCAGAGCAGCGATCCAACACGCAAACAATACTGAGAATGTAATAGATCATATCGTGAGTTTAGGAACTCCTTATTATGGATCTCCCTACTCTTCTCCGCAATACACCGGGGATCTGACCGCAATCGGGACAATTATCAAGTTTATGACAGATACTCCTGGTGGACAGGGACTTGCATATACAAACGGGATCAGTGCAGGTGTGGATCCTATTTCTCCTACAATCGTGGATGGGACCAACCAGGCTTTTAACTTCTTCTTAGAAACAATCATCGCAAATACTTCTAAGGACTCCATAACAACCGTGTATGCAGGAAACATGGGCGCCGGAAATTGTGGTGGAACTGACCATGCGGCCACCTACCAAGCCGCTTGTACTGTAATCACGAATGGAAACCCCGTATTTGCTAGTTCTGATGGGATTGTGCCTTTGGCTTCTGGTCTTTTAAATAGTAGAGCAGGTACAGAGCACACTGTTAGCGATATGGACCATTCCCAAATGTCTTTTAGGAATGAAGGTGGAACAGGCGGAGGACTCACTAAAGTGAAAACACATTTTGACAATGTGTTCAACGAAGTCTTCACGATTGTGAGCGGGTTATAG
- the rlmB gene encoding 23S rRNA (guanosine(2251)-2'-O)-methyltransferase RlmB, whose protein sequence is MSRQDYIYGRRNIREILERHLEKGSELSFQEIWLTSGAKKELQEILSEFEGKLLIKEASPSKLDKMAPGVNHQGVLALRIQLHSGDKKSFDSHLENCKGPILVLDRIQDPGNLGNILRTAECFGVETVLIPERDSSGITPTVEKVASGALAYLNVFKVGNLAQILEKLQKRNFWVVSTSDKGIEDWSKIPAWEELVILMGNEGEGLKKILMEKSDFTVRIPLHGHISSLNVTVATGIVLDRLKNRPK, encoded by the coding sequence ATGAGCCGCCAGGATTATATCTACGGAAGAAGAAATATCCGAGAAATTCTGGAACGACATCTTGAAAAAGGTTCCGAACTTTCCTTCCAGGAAATTTGGCTGACTTCCGGAGCCAAAAAAGAACTCCAAGAAATTCTTTCCGAATTCGAAGGCAAACTTCTCATCAAAGAGGCTTCTCCGAGTAAGTTAGACAAAATGGCTCCTGGTGTGAACCACCAAGGTGTACTTGCCCTTAGAATACAACTTCATTCAGGTGATAAGAAGTCATTCGATTCTCATTTAGAAAACTGTAAGGGTCCGATCCTTGTCTTGGATCGTATCCAAGATCCTGGTAACCTGGGAAATATTTTAAGAACGGCAGAATGTTTCGGAGTAGAAACTGTCCTAATCCCGGAAAGAGATTCCTCTGGTATCACTCCTACGGTAGAAAAAGTGGCATCAGGCGCACTTGCCTATTTAAATGTTTTTAAAGTTGGAAACCTAGCGCAAATATTAGAAAAATTGCAAAAACGAAATTTCTGGGTGGTTTCCACATCCGACAAAGGAATCGAAGATTGGTCCAAGATTCCCGCTTGGGAAGAATTAGTGATCCTAATGGGAAATGAAGGAGAAGGTCTAAAAAAAATCCTTATGGAAAAATCGGATTTTACTGTCCGCATCCCACTTCATGGTCATATCTCTTCTTTAAATGTGACAGTCGCCACTGGGATTGTGCTGGATCGTTTGAAAAACCGACCGAAGTAA